GACCAGGCTCGCGGGCAGCATGGAGGTCATCGGCATCGACGTGCGCGGCACGGGGGCGAGCACCAACGTCACCTGCGGCGGCTTCGACTTCTCGACGATCACCGACCCGCGCGACCGGAGCCGGGCCAACACAGACCTCCTCTACGACGCCGCGGAACTCCAGGCGACGGCGTGCCAGGTGCGGTCCGGTGCGTTCGGGAAGGTCGTGAACACCGAGCAGACCGTCCGCGACCTCGACCTGCTGCGTCACCTGCTGGGCCGCGACGAGGTCAGCTGGATCGGCTACTCCGGCGGCACGTGGCTGGGGGCCTACTACGCGACGTACTTCCCGGAGCGCGTCGACAAGTTCGTGCTGGACTCGAACACCGACTTCACCAGCACGTTCCAGGACGTCTTCGACAACTTCGGCCACGGCTTCGAGCGCCGGTTCCGGGTGGACTTCCTGCCGTGGGTCGCCGAGTACGACGCCCTGTACCACCTGGGCACGACCGCCGAGCAGGTCCGCCGGTCCTACGAGCGGACCCGGGCCGCGCTCAACGCGGACCCGGTCACGCTGCCCGACGGCACCCTGCTGGACGGGGTCCTGCTCGACTTCGTCCTCGTCCAGGGGCAGTACAGCAAGCAGCTGTTCCCGGACACCGCGGCCGTCCTGTCCGAGCTGTCGGGGGGTTCCGGGACCGCGGCGTCGGTCCGGCTCCCCGCCGCCCTGGCGCGCTACCCGGACGCGGCGACCGGCACGCTGTTCGCCATCACCTGCAACGACACGCCGTTCCGGCACGACCGGACCACCCTGGCGCGCGAGGCCGAGCGCCTCGGCGCGCGGTACCCGCTGATCGGCTACCACCAGCC
This region of Saccharothrix longispora genomic DNA includes:
- a CDS encoding alpha/beta hydrolase, encoding MRRELAAAVSAALLTVVAPAPAPALAQAQDRAPERVPATPYESQAVTWAPCADIPGLECATFRAPQDWRTPGDGRAITVAISRLTPSGQVKGTVLTNPGGPGAPGRTLPLLFADRTRLAGSMEVIGIDVRGTGASTNVTCGGFDFSTITDPRDRSRANTDLLYDAAELQATACQVRSGAFGKVVNTEQTVRDLDLLRHLLGRDEVSWIGYSGGTWLGAYYATYFPERVDKFVLDSNTDFTSTFQDVFDNFGHGFERRFRVDFLPWVAEYDALYHLGTTAEQVRRSYERTRAALNADPVTLPDGTLLDGVLLDFVLVQGQYSKQLFPDTAAVLSELSGGSGTAASVRLPAALARYPDAATGTLFAITCNDTPFRHDRTTLAREAERLGARYPLIGYHQPLAPCATWDRPALELRKPTGRDLPPVLMVQSVRDPATPLEGARAAHRKFANSRLLTVTDEGDHGIYAFGNACVDDVVESFVVDGVVPPVDSTCPGTPLPDPTAPAGQRERPLVGYPL